A stretch of the Methanofollis sp. genome encodes the following:
- a CDS encoding PH domain-containing protein: MTGPITIGEDFKPAPQFKTYYFLYLFLTTLLAAVFILFPVFLADEPVLNTLFAGGLIAVVIFVAVWIPLYYRSVVYHLGGTEMTWKRGVWFRGTGIVPYNRITNVDIVQGPLMRVFGISDLRIQTAGYSAQAQAEIRIQGVEEPEEVRELIMAQVRGRPPVAATTGGEETVPAPEDAVLAELQAIRRVLEGMTEKKE; this comes from the coding sequence ATGACGGGTCCCATCACAATCGGGGAGGACTTCAAGCCAGCCCCGCAGTTCAAGACATATTATTTCCTCTATCTTTTCCTTACGACTCTGCTCGCGGCTGTCTTCATCCTCTTCCCGGTCTTCCTTGCCGACGAACCGGTGCTCAACACTCTCTTTGCCGGGGGTCTGATCGCGGTCGTCATCTTTGTGGCGGTCTGGATCCCTCTCTACTACCGGAGCGTGGTCTACCACCTCGGCGGGACAGAGATGACCTGGAAGAGGGGTGTCTGGTTCAGGGGGACGGGCATCGTGCCGTACAACAGGATCACGAATGTCGATATCGTGCAGGGGCCGCTGATGCGGGTCTTCGGCATCTCCGACCTCCGCATCCAGACGGCCGGGTACTCGGCCCAGGCCCAGGCCGAGATCCGCATCCAGGGTGTCGAGGAGCCCGAGGAGGTGCGGGAACTGATCATGGCCCAGGTCCGCGGCAGGCCGCCGGTGGCGGCGACGACAGGGGGCGAGGAGACTGTCCCGGCACCCGAGGACGCGGTGCTCGCCGAACTGCAGGCGATCCGCCGGGTGCTTGAGGGGATGACAGAGAAGAAGGAGTGA